A part of Desulfobacter sp. genomic DNA contains:
- the pncA gene encoding bifunctional nicotinamidase/pyrazinamidase, with translation MHIEKKEAYTAVIVVDIQGDFMECRQGSLAVKGTDQAYLNQVEEETRRLRALGFPVFATQDWHPENHISFFTNHKDAGVFDIVKINGRPQVLWPPHCIQDTANARVLVDNSLFEAIVPKGTDPAFDSYSGFFDDGGQATGLEKQLKDRNITKLIIYGLTTDYCARATAMDAITLGFEVRLVADLCRGVAKETTQAALKEMQAAGVEII, from the coding sequence ATGCACATTGAGAAAAAAGAAGCGTATACCGCCGTGATTGTGGTGGATATCCAGGGGGATTTCATGGAATGCCGGCAGGGGAGCCTGGCGGTGAAGGGGACTGACCAGGCCTATCTTAACCAGGTGGAAGAAGAAACCCGCAGGCTGAGGGCGCTTGGATTTCCAGTCTTTGCCACCCAGGACTGGCATCCTGAAAACCATATCTCCTTTTTTACCAACCATAAGGATGCCGGTGTCTTTGATATCGTAAAGATCAACGGGCGACCCCAGGTCCTCTGGCCCCCCCACTGCATCCAGGATACGGCCAATGCCCGGGTACTGGTGGACAATTCCCTATTTGAGGCCATTGTTCCCAAGGGGACGGACCCGGCCTTTGATTCCTATTCCGGATTTTTTGACGACGGCGGACAGGCCACAGGGCTGGAAAAGCAGTTGAAGGACCGGAATATAACCAAGCTGATTATTTACGGTCTGACCACGGATTACTGCGCCAGGGCCACGGCCATGGATGCCATTACTTTAGGGTTTGAGGTGCGGCTGGTCGCGGATCTATGCCGGGGGGTGGCAAAGGAAACCACCCAGGCCGCTTTAAAGGAAATGCAAGCGGCTGGAGTGGAAATAATTTAA
- the pncB gene encoding nicotinate phosphoribosyltransferase — protein sequence MILSILDNDLYKFTMQQAVCRLYPHARAEYELTNRGATPFPPGFADAVQGEIQKMADLALDSKQKKWLARTCPFFSPDYLDFLSAYAFDPAQVSITQEKGNLSVIIRGRWAETILWEVPVMAVISETYFTMTGQPPAARDEIRRKNMEKAKILAENGVSFVDFGTRRRYSAANHRRLLRDMLDVPGHTLAGTSNVHLAMAFGIAPVGTLAHEWIMFHSALDGCTRANALAMAAWTKIYPDVLGIALTDTYTTDNFLEDFTEEWARQFTGVRQDSGDPLAFTRRMLAHYQRLNIDPLEKTIVFSDGLDVDKTLSIHRFCNGRIRDAYGIGTSLTNDVGVTPLNIVIKLKRCAPCLDAGPDTDWQDTVKLSDDPGKHTGETKAINQCLAELDL from the coding sequence ATGATCCTCAGCATCCTTGATAATGATTTATATAAATTTACCATGCAGCAGGCGGTCTGCCGTCTCTATCCCCATGCCCGGGCCGAATATGAACTGACCAACCGGGGGGCCACCCCTTTCCCCCCGGGCTTTGCAGATGCCGTGCAGGGAGAAATCCAAAAAATGGCAGACCTGGCCCTGGACAGCAAACAGAAGAAGTGGCTGGCCCGCACCTGCCCCTTTTTCAGCCCGGACTACCTGGACTTTCTTTCAGCCTATGCCTTTGACCCCGCCCAGGTCTCCATTACCCAGGAAAAAGGTAACCTCTCCGTTATTATCAGGGGACGCTGGGCAGAGACCATCCTCTGGGAAGTCCCGGTCATGGCCGTCATCAGCGAGACCTATTTTACCATGACCGGCCAGCCCCCCGCAGCCAGGGACGAGATCCGCCGGAAAAATATGGAAAAGGCCAAGATCCTGGCTGAAAACGGCGTCTCATTTGTGGATTTCGGCACCCGGCGGCGGTATTCCGCCGCCAACCACCGCCGCCTGCTCAGGGACATGCTCGATGTCCCCGGACACACACTGGCCGGCACCTCAAATGTCCACCTGGCCATGGCATTCGGCATTGCTCCGGTGGGCACCCTGGCCCATGAATGGATCATGTTCCACTCGGCCCTGGACGGATGCACCCGGGCCAATGCCCTGGCCATGGCGGCCTGGACAAAGATTTACCCCGATGTCCTGGGCATCGCCCTGACCGACACCTATACCACGGATAATTTTCTGGAGGATTTCACGGAAGAATGGGCCCGGCAGTTCACCGGGGTCCGCCAGGATTCGGGGGATCCCCTGGCATTTACCCGGAGAATGCTGGCCCACTACCAACGGCTGAATATCGATCCTCTGGAAAAGACCATTGTCTTTTCCGACGGCCTGGATGTGGACAAGACCCTGTCCATCCACAGATTCTGCAATGGCAGAATCCGGGACGCCTACGGCATCGGCACCAGCCTGACCAATGACGTGGGGGTGACGCCCTTAAATATCGTCATCAAACTGAAACGCTGCGCCCCCTGTTTGGATGCCGGCCCGGACACCGACTGGCAGGACACCGTCAAACTCTCCGACGATCCGGGCAAGCACACCGGGGAAACAAAGGCCATCAACCAATGCCTGGCGGAATTGGATCTGTAA